ttttaacagGCTTACCATAAGACCAACCATGAATAGCGACTCTATTTAAATCTATATAGTTAAGACTTTCGGACaaccattttaaaacttctacTTGATCTTTCAATTCTACAGTACCCATCCGTCTTTTTATATAACTCTCAAACTGTAATCCTCGGTGCTGAGATCCTCGAGAATCTATGGCTACTACACAGTAACCCCTAGCAGCCAACATGTGCATCCTTAATTGCCTCATGCcctatgataaaaaaaattgaaaaaccgtTAACATTGTTTAGTATCTAATCTAAAATTTGTACGAATATCATTATTGGATTATCCACGGATTATCTCCATGGTTTTCAATGTCACTTTAGATTCAAGAAATATCACAAATCGAGTGTGAGATGGTCAAAAAATTCCTCCTCCACAAACGTCTcacaaaattttagtttatgcttctaaatgttcttaattttaggtctcttcggATATAAAATTAGTCtttcatagtttttaaaagacagatgaaaatttcactaattttgaatcagaagacttaaaatcaagaacatttagaagcataaacatatcaaaaggtctaagaaataagaaattgaaaaaaattcagtttactTATTATCTTACTACAAAAACAACTTACCTTGAAAGTATTTGATACTAATTGCACCTCAGGTCCCCCATATACATTTAAAACAGTTGGATATTTCTTCCCAATTTCAAAATCATGGGGTTTGAATACCATGGCATATAAAACATGCCCCGAACTAATTTCATGAGTAAATAATTCAGGAGAATAACATTCACTGAGTAATGGTGGGGTCTCCATAAGATAGCCTAAAGGGGTTAAAGTAACACCTTCCACAGTCCAGTCTGTATGAACTATTTTAAATACTTGGCAGTCCGGTGGCCTCTGTATATTGCTGTACACTGTTACTATCATTGAGCAATcctaaaatattcattaattaatttttattgttacgaactcgtgtagaatcaatttctagaaaggcctttttatttatctgtttttttaCTTCCTAGAATTCTAGTCTACTTCTGGTACAAATTCGTGCTTGTTTAGCAGCGAGAGTCAGTTTATAATtcatagtgaacagaacgaaaaactaaaaatcaacCTGCGAATTTAAATAACTTATAAAAGtagtgaatatttaattatatgagtattgataagttaattataataattgtaaaaaatagttgaaataaacaagaaaaatattacattacaaTGAGAAACTAATTAATGAAATGTTACAAAACCTAAGTTTTGAACTAGTCAGCTATTGTCAATTGAACTGATATgctagagaaaaaaaaaagagttgaggaaatagtatattatattataaggattaaaagtgcATATTTGTTGCAAAATATATCCTtatgatatatactattttttctccaaccagCAAGTCGGTAGTCATGGATATCTggtattgttggtaaatatcGATTGTCAAGTAGACGTCAGTAGACGtactaatcatataatttttgtagtagtttttacGCTGCTTTCAAAATGAATCCCTAACacgataaaaatatatagttgcccaattagtttgttttactaagtttgtaagagataatgtttttttcttcaaatttcaattagagaGCTCAAATGCAATTACTTTTAGTCCTAGGAATAAAAGTAGCGTTTTtaatcctaggattaaaagtgttgctaagtaacgagcaaatttttgtagggtaagggaattgatggcttttacacctgaaaatagtacaaaaatgtcaacattttttgatggttggagaaaaagagatattttattattgatcaataaagataaaatgtaaaatttttcagGTCTCAGAAAAATCACGAATAGtcgagaaaattattttaattcatacaAACAACTatctgtttttcatttttttgtgctgagagtaaaatttaataaatttttgtgacatttaacatatttcaaatttatcacgAAAAGTCGTTTTACTTATCAATTGTTAATTTGGGAGTTATTAAGCAACAATCGTTTTCTTTTAAATGAGCCATTTATACataatgtaaaaactaaaaGGTGTGTTCTTCCCGAGGGATAATTTTCGACTCGTTCTGCGCATCTCTCAagagccaatgagaattcgcttccaaattggcgcgtcgttttgggagcgaattttcattggctgcttcccagctggtgcgcaatagcacaccttgtaaTCTTTACATCATGCCTTTACAGGCTCAATGAATTGGGgtatttagagaaaatttaagTATTCCAAATATCACATTTCCCACTATATGATGAGTTAAGAACATTGAAGGAAACCTACAAGAGAAATAACTGTTGACAGTGCTACAAGTAAAGCATCTGTATTGTGAATTTTGAGAAGAGAAATACCACCCTTCAACTACATCAGgaaatgaatgatgatgattttGGTTGTAGATTAGAATTTTTTGTAATGCTTATGAATTGATACCAACAGAGTCTGAGGTATCCTAAAAATATTCTTTCCTAAAACGATGCAGCGTTTATCctatatacaaaatttacaGTGCACTGGAGGTAGGCATGTCACACACGCAATATCCTATTAGAGTAAACGTTTGGGCTAGCATAATTAACAACAGAGATTTCAGATTTTTAAGGAAAATCAATTAAGGAGAGGttgattttcatgaaatttttcagaaaatattttaaagaaacatGGTTTCAAAAATATGGATTCATACACCACTTTATCCAGCTgcgaatatatttatttttatacgcTGCTATATCCACTTTTTATACACAAGTGTTTTGTTATGTATACTCATTTTTAAAAGtgtttctttctattttttataagtGAAAGAAGTTTccattaaattgttataaatattcaaaaattgtaacaaCTCTTTCATTCTTCTAATAGATAGTCTACACAACTTACTTTATTAAAATCCACAGAATAAGAATATCCAGGCCTCGTTAATAATCTAATTTCACCGGGCCTTCTCAACGAAACTACATACAAATGTTTTTCCAAAGGAGTTTCTTTTAAACCCATAAAATATACTAACTGTCTTTCATTATCAACCCAAAGATTTTCGCCCAATACCTCCCAATCACCAAGAGTTAATGCCactttagataaaatttttggcTGAAGAAAGACATAATCCATTGTTTCTGTAGTTTCCACTATCCCATTAGTATATGGCAATATTTGTGCTGAGATCAAATACAGATGCCGGAAGCCAGTTTCTTCAGAGGCCCAAATAAACTGTACctgaaaaattatcataaaaataacgTCATTAAAGTTAGCAGAGCAATATGAGCagacagaaaaaacaataagagGAAAATTAAGTGCTAGTGAATTGCTATATTACGAAATTTTCCCCTGTGagagtttttgagaaattggctgTTCTGCTAACTTTAGGAAAATATTAGCAGAGCAATGCAAAATATGCAAAATCAATAGCTAATTGTAGAAGTAGAATGCTTCCATAATCAGATGTTAATTGAATGCTTTGTtgttcaataatagaaaaaaactttttcctatTCTTGAACGTcacgaaaaaaattacttttccgGTGTTTTTTCAGCAGAACACTATAATTGGTGAAGAATTATAGACTCGTGTGGCATCGTTAGGGCCTGTATAATTAAATGCTCTATGAATGCTAAATGCTgcggaaaaaattaatttttacaagtTTTCTTGACAGAACCCTATTAGTTAAGAATGATACCTAACAACAAATCTTGCTTCTTTTGCGGGGCAAATTCCTACTTTTTGTTTCATCCGCCAGAATTTCATTAGCATTCATAGAGCATTTAATTCTAAAGGCCCTAACAAGGCCACACGAATCTATAAATCTTTACCGATGATGATCTTCTGCTAAGAAAATTCGGAAAAGTAAGTTTTTTCGTGACGTCTAAGAATAGGAAAAACTTCTTACAGAAATTTTTTCTACCATTGAACAACGGAGCATTTAATTATATTCTGCTAACTTTTTTCACAAGTTAGCAGAACATCCATTCCAAAAATGTACTAAGAAAATGTGTTCCGTTAAAAGAAAATCCACATCAAGCATAAccaactagaaatattttatatgaaactaaATCCTCGGATGAgaatgttatatatatttttttaataattattatgggGATTATCAGCAACAAAGGAACTAATACCAAGTAAAATAAGTCAAAGAATTGGCTACAAattctaaattcaaattttagtcAAGAAATACGCCAAATAGCTTGTTAATAGGTTGACAGAGTCGTTAACAGTCAATAATAATCTTTCAGAGGATCAAGGAGAAGAAACCAATCTATCAAAGTTTAAGCCTATTAAAATCGACATATCCACTAGGTAAGTAGCAATTATTCTAGTGTCATAGTACTCCAACTTCGTCTTTTTACCTTTTATCAAAGTCTTCTGCTACCAATTTAATTACATGCAATAGTGCTCCAGTCATTGAAACTTGTTTGTTTCCAATGACATGCAGATGTCAAAGTTCAACAATTTTAGTTAGAAATAAATCTATGCTTACCTCATTATTGTCGGTTGTTGGCAAGAAGTGCAATAAGTCATGTACATTAATCCATATATTTGACTCTTGGGAAAATATAACTTGTACTACTGGACTACTGTGATGAACAATACTAGTATCTTCATAGATAGGAAGCACTTCAGTGAAATTACTGAGGGAAAGTAATActaattctaatttttgttgGCGTCTATCCAACATTTGAACCCAAAtgctaaaacattttttcaacattaatgTAATATAAACTTATATATAGCTATTTTAAGATTATTTCCATGGGATTTTTCCAATCCCATATGCTTAAATAATTAAAGACATCTGCAATTTGGTATAGAGACTTCCTGTTCTTCTCAACATGATTCAACTTTAAAAGTAAAGTGTGTGTGAA
The genomic region above belongs to Diorhabda carinulata isolate Delta chromosome 9, icDioCari1.1, whole genome shotgun sequence and contains:
- the LOC130897796 gene encoding dipeptidyl peptidase 8 isoform X2; translation: MQNKMDREKDDRKLTWSELKGVVSDLRRQLSSLSTMVPTSITFRTLQDGRSRIYFLSTPQNGWETTLLFADVPNTNQPTSLRLQWQCVIESNFPSISSSNKFSREEQLLWERKRMTTWGINSYEIHSESGKIVFPAASSLFQCVDNGYSNGQLFPTKLRMTASGAKINSQICPSNPDLVAYICNHDIWITHTVSGSNVRLTYAHKGGRNLADDPLCAGVPSYVMQEEFSRYQGYWWQPKSAGGVYRILYEEVDEGDVKVFCFPSSQSDSGEVEEFRFPRAGCANSKSYLKMIEFKVNEHLQIVDVCMLELQFSLSLLFPWMEYVVRAGWTPNAEYIWVQMLDRRQQKLELVLLSLSNFTEVLPIYEDTSIVHHSSPVVQVIFSQESNIWINVHDLLHFLPTTDNNEVQFIWASEETGFRHLYLISAQILPYTNGIVETTETMDYVFLQPKILSKVALTLGDWEVLGENLWVDNERQLVYFMGLKETPLEKHLYVVSLRRPGEIRLLTRPGYSYSVDFNKDCSMIVTVYSNIQRPPDCQVFKIVHTDWTVEGVTLTPLGYLMETPPLLSECYSPELFTHEISSGHVLYAMVFKPHDFEIGKKYPTVLNVYGGPEVQLVSNTFKGMRQLRMHMLAARGYCVVAIDSRGSQHRGLQFESYIKRRMGTVELKDQVEVLKWLSESLNYIDLNRVAIHGWSYEKLWK